In one Bacteroidota bacterium genomic region, the following are encoded:
- a CDS encoding alpha-L-fucosidase — protein MRKAILLILGIILFDGIIAQEHEQKYFPETDPLVLEKLEQWQDFKFGLLMHWGAYSQWGIVESWSICPEDYDWCQRKKEGTPDTYFEYVKAYENLKTTFNPTKFDPEKWAKAAKNAGMKYLVFTTKHHDGFCMFDSKYTDYKITDKETPFSSNPRSNVTKEIFEAFRNEGLWAGAYFSKPDWHNDDYWWPYFPPKDRNVNYNPEVYPEKWQKFVNFTHNQIIEILTDYGKVDILWLDGGWVAKEPKEEIERFYKEKLANIGNGFMNGTIVNQDIKMDELVVKARQKQPGLIVVDRAVEGKNQNYLTPENRVPEKELPYPWESCIIAGGGWSYTPNATYMSGHDAIQMLVDIVCKGGNLLFNIAPSPEGTWDEDAYKLLAEMGDWIKINGEAIYGTRAIAPFKESNICFTNKKNSNTVYAIYLAEKSENKIPQFININSFVPDENSTVTLLGSRQKLKWKKNGNGIKIEIPRKLQNQPPSNYAWSFKIENVGKTEKSNITL, from the coding sequence ATGAGAAAAGCAATTTTATTAATCCTGGGCATTATATTATTCGATGGAATTATAGCACAAGAACACGAACAAAAATATTTCCCCGAAACTGATCCCCTTGTTTTGGAAAAGCTGGAACAATGGCAGGATTTTAAATTCGGGCTCTTGATGCATTGGGGTGCTTATTCTCAGTGGGGAATCGTTGAATCATGGTCGATTTGCCCCGAAGATTACGATTGGTGCCAACGAAAAAAAGAAGGAACTCCTGACACTTATTTTGAATATGTTAAAGCTTACGAAAACCTAAAAACCACTTTCAACCCAACGAAATTCGATCCTGAAAAATGGGCAAAAGCGGCAAAAAATGCGGGTATGAAATATCTGGTATTTACCACCAAACACCATGATGGATTTTGCATGTTCGATTCAAAATATACAGATTATAAAATCACAGACAAAGAAACTCCTTTCAGCAGCAATCCAAGATCAAATGTTACCAAAGAAATTTTTGAAGCCTTTAGGAATGAAGGCTTGTGGGCAGGGGCTTACTTTTCAAAGCCCGACTGGCATAACGATGATTATTGGTGGCCCTACTTTCCGCCCAAAGACCGGAATGTAAATTACAATCCCGAAGTTTATCCCGAAAAATGGCAAAAGTTTGTAAATTTTACCCACAATCAAATCATAGAAATTTTAACGGATTACGGCAAAGTTGATATTTTATGGCTTGATGGAGGCTGGGTTGCCAAAGAACCGAAAGAAGAAATCGAGCGATTTTATAAGGAAAAATTGGCTAATATCGGCAATGGCTTTATGAATGGCACCATTGTAAATCAGGATATTAAAATGGATGAGCTGGTAGTTAAAGCACGACAAAAACAACCCGGACTTATCGTGGTTGACCGTGCTGTGGAAGGGAAAAACCAAAACTACCTGACACCTGAAAACAGAGTACCGGAAAAAGAATTGCCTTATCCATGGGAATCATGCATTATTGCCGGTGGCGGTTGGTCGTATACCCCAAATGCAACTTATATGAGCGGGCATGATGCCATTCAAATGTTGGTCGATATTGTTTGTAAAGGAGGGAACCTGTTGTTTAACATCGCACCAAGCCCTGAAGGAACCTGGGACGAAGACGCTTATAAATTACTAGCAGAAATGGGTGATTGGATCAAAATTAATGGAGAAGCCATTTATGGTACCAGGGCCATTGCTCCTTTCAAAGAATCGAACATTTGTTTTACGAACAAGAAAAATTCGAATACGGTTTATGCCATTTATTTAGCTGAGAAGAGCGAAAATAAAATACCTCAGTTTATTAACATTAATTCTTTTGTTCCTGATGAGAACAGTACCGTGACATTATTGGGTAGCCGTCAAAAATTAAAATGGAAAAAAAATGGCAACGGAATTAAAATTGAGATTCCCAGGAAATTACAAAATCAACCTCCAAGTAATTACGCCTGGAGTTTTAAGATTGAAAACGTAGGAAAAACGGAGAAATCAAACATCACTTTATAA
- the uraA gene encoding uracil permease, with protein MARRIIGIHEKLPLLESLPLSFQHLTAMFGATILVPILLGVDPAIALFMNGIGTLIYIWVTKGGIPAYLGSSFAFIAPAMLVISAYGGFAHAQSGFIFFGLFFIAISFVVKYYGIRWIDIVMPPAVMGAVVAIIGLELALVAAQMSGLAPWPNAVGQTVQPFVMDTQVVIVSMFTLIVGIIGSVLFKGFMQVIPILFAVVVGYLLAWTLGMVDTVMIANAGWLALPDFQAPVFDLNAIIIIAPACIVVLAEHISHLIVTGKITESDLMKNPGLHRSLLGDGISNVLSGFAGSPPNTTYGENIGVMAITRVYSVWIIGGAALLAIAFSLIGKVSAAISAIPNAVMGGITMLLYGVIAVQGFRIFVEQKVDFSKNSNMVLGAVTFVVGVSGASINIGSVQLKGMAFAAIIGVVLSLVFWSFGKLKMMDKEV; from the coding sequence ATGGCCAGACGGATTATTGGCATTCATGAAAAATTGCCACTTTTAGAGAGCTTGCCGCTAAGTTTCCAGCATCTGACGGCAATGTTTGGGGCCACAATTTTGGTTCCTATTTTATTGGGGGTCGATCCGGCCATTGCATTATTCATGAACGGAATTGGAACCCTGATTTATATCTGGGTAACCAAAGGAGGTATTCCTGCTTATCTGGGCTCCAGTTTTGCATTTATTGCACCTGCCATGCTTGTAATCAGTGCATATGGAGGTTTTGCACATGCTCAGTCAGGGTTTATCTTTTTTGGTTTATTTTTTATTGCTATTTCTTTTGTAGTTAAATATTATGGAATCAGGTGGATTGACATCGTTATGCCCCCTGCTGTGATGGGTGCAGTGGTTGCCATTATCGGACTCGAACTCGCCCTTGTAGCTGCGCAAATGTCAGGGTTGGCCCCATGGCCAAATGCGGTAGGACAGACGGTTCAACCGTTCGTCATGGATACACAGGTGGTTATCGTCTCCATGTTTACCTTAATTGTAGGGATCATCGGTTCGGTTTTGTTTAAAGGTTTTATGCAGGTAATCCCTATCCTTTTTGCGGTGGTGGTCGGTTATTTGCTGGCCTGGACCCTGGGAATGGTCGATACAGTTATGATAGCAAATGCCGGCTGGTTAGCATTGCCCGATTTTCAGGCACCGGTTTTTGACCTTAACGCGATCATTATTATCGCCCCGGCATGTATTGTGGTGCTTGCCGAACATATCAGTCATCTGATTGTAACCGGTAAAATTACCGAAAGCGATTTAATGAAAAATCCCGGTCTTCATCGCTCTTTGCTGGGTGACGGTATTAGCAATGTTTTATCCGGATTTGCCGGATCACCTCCCAATACCACTTATGGCGAGAATATCGGCGTGATGGCAATTACCCGCGTGTATTCGGTTTGGATTATTGGTGGAGCAGCGTTGCTGGCCATTGCTTTTTCGTTGATCGGGAAAGTATCGGCAGCAATTTCAGCGATTCCCAATGCGGTGATGGGTGGCATTACCATGTTGTTGTATGGGGTCATAGCAGTGCAGGGTTTTCGTATTTTTGTTGAGCAGAAGGTTGATTTCAGCAAAAACAGCAATATGGTTTTGGGAGCGGTTACTTTTGTGGTAGGCGTTAGCGGTGCAAGCATTAATATAGGAAGTGTTCAGCTAAAAGGAATGGCCTTTGCCGCGATTATCGGAGTGGTTCTTTCTCTGGTTTTCTGGAGCTTCGGAAAACTTAAGATGATGGATAAGGAAGTCTAA
- a CDS encoding ABC transporter permease encodes MLLNYLKDSLRLIKKHSGFAALNLLGLSIGLVSCLLIILYVNFELKFDKFHEKGSDIYRVVMQQPGNQVMGSTSDWWIVSPAILKPTWETEFPEIDHITRTINQSCIFKLSDQFVEERILIVDPEFFDIFSFPLKSGIKTEVLKELYSMVISQKMAEKYFGKEDPIGKIMVKNDGKQFFITGVLEKIPNNSHLQFDFLASFNTLESMSGKSLLNSNWLNNSYTTYLTLQKNTNLEQFDTKLRKYDVAGFNGKEWSFHLQPLFDIHFNRQIRGTGDMGTIYIFISIGVFIMFIACFNYMNLYIAHYRTHTKYISIKKVVGASRMQLVQQFLSESLLMVLFSYVISSFTVWLILPYFNDFLGQELEFSSIWNYQILLISLGVIILMAIISGIYPAILLSKIQLAKAIKGGIEKFSKGGLLIKKAVVVIQFSVSILLIVFTFSVFKQLEYTGNKSLGYQKEHIIYMYAGPIRNKINTFKHELLKDANIAKVSASSGIPSQLGWSNIPVWEGQAEGENPFFYRLEVDYDFLELYEIELQDGRNFSKDILTDNGNAYILNRAAVERVGFKEPLGSKFGFNKKLGTVIGVTKDFHFESLHKPITPLGIGVAENGNFNYLSIKLNNEDFKNTLIHIEKVWKEIAPNNPLKYYFFDERLEQLYAKDQQLSKSLKYFSIMALFISCLGIYGLMSFSLKERTKEIGIRNVLGASFMNQVNLLTREILIILLFATIVGGTIGWVFSSNWLNNFAYRSEMGFDIIIYSALITLIMTLVPISFKLLKSITANPVQSLRTE; translated from the coding sequence ATGCTCCTTAATTATTTAAAAGATTCACTCCGATTAATTAAAAAACACAGTGGATTTGCCGCACTCAATCTTTTGGGTCTCAGCATCGGGTTGGTAAGCTGTTTGCTGATTATTTTATATGTTAACTTCGAACTTAAATTCGATAAATTTCATGAAAAAGGAAGTGACATTTACCGGGTAGTCATGCAACAGCCGGGTAACCAGGTGATGGGCAGCACCTCCGATTGGTGGATTGTTTCTCCCGCCATTTTAAAACCTACCTGGGAAACTGAATTCCCTGAAATTGATCATATTACACGAACTATTAACCAATCCTGTATTTTTAAACTCAGCGATCAGTTTGTGGAAGAAAGGATACTGATTGTTGATCCCGAATTCTTTGATATTTTTTCTTTCCCTTTAAAATCAGGTATTAAAACTGAAGTTCTTAAAGAGCTTTATTCCATGGTCATTTCTCAAAAGATGGCAGAAAAGTACTTCGGCAAAGAGGACCCTATCGGAAAAATCATGGTTAAGAATGATGGCAAACAATTTTTCATTACGGGTGTACTGGAAAAAATACCGAATAATTCGCATCTCCAATTTGATTTCCTTGCCTCTTTTAATACTTTAGAATCGATGAGTGGGAAAAGCTTATTGAACAGCAACTGGCTCAATAACAGCTATACCACCTATCTTACATTACAAAAAAATACCAATCTTGAGCAATTTGATACCAAACTTCGAAAGTATGACGTTGCCGGATTTAACGGTAAAGAATGGTCATTTCACCTTCAGCCACTTTTTGATATTCATTTTAATCGCCAAATTAGGGGTACCGGTGACATGGGAACAATCTATATTTTCATATCGATCGGTGTTTTCATCATGTTTATAGCATGCTTCAATTATATGAACCTTTATATTGCCCATTACCGGACCCATACTAAATACATTTCCATCAAAAAAGTTGTAGGAGCTTCACGAATGCAACTGGTTCAGCAGTTTTTGAGCGAATCTTTATTGATGGTTTTGTTTTCTTATGTGATTTCAAGTTTTACCGTGTGGTTGATTTTGCCCTATTTTAATGACTTTTTAGGACAAGAACTTGAGTTCAGTTCAATCTGGAATTATCAGATTTTGCTGATCAGTCTGGGAGTGATTATACTGATGGCAATTATATCAGGAATCTATCCTGCAATCCTCTTATCGAAAATACAGCTTGCAAAAGCCATTAAAGGGGGTATTGAGAAATTTTCGAAAGGAGGTCTGCTCATAAAGAAAGCAGTGGTAGTTATACAGTTCTCTGTTTCAATATTATTGATTGTATTTACCTTCAGCGTTTTCAAACAATTAGAATATACCGGAAATAAAAGTCTTGGCTATCAAAAAGAACATATAATTTATATGTATGCTGGCCCTATTAGGAATAAAATAAACACATTTAAACATGAATTGTTGAAGGATGCAAACATCGCGAAAGTATCCGCATCATCAGGGATTCCTTCACAATTAGGGTGGTCAAATATCCCGGTATGGGAAGGTCAGGCTGAAGGTGAAAATCCCTTTTTCTATAGATTAGAAGTTGATTACGATTTTTTAGAATTGTATGAGATTGAATTGCAGGATGGCAGGAATTTTTCAAAAGACATTCTCACCGACAATGGCAACGCCTACATTCTTAATCGCGCAGCTGTTGAAAGAGTCGGATTTAAAGAGCCTTTAGGTTCAAAGTTTGGTTTTAATAAAAAACTGGGCACTGTTATCGGAGTTACTAAGGATTTCCATTTTGAATCTCTTCATAAACCCATTACACCCTTAGGAATTGGAGTTGCTGAAAACGGTAACTTTAACTATCTTTCTATTAAGTTAAACAACGAGGACTTTAAAAACACCCTTATTCATATTGAAAAGGTATGGAAGGAAATTGCGCCAAATAATCCCCTGAAATATTACTTTTTTGATGAGCGATTGGAACAACTTTATGCCAAAGATCAGCAACTTTCAAAGAGCCTGAAATATTTTTCAATCATGGCACTTTTTATTTCTTGCCTTGGGATTTATGGACTGATGTCATTTTCATTAAAAGAAAGGACGAAAGAGATCGGGATTAGAAATGTATTGGGTGCCTCGTTTATGAACCAGGTAAATCTTTTGACAAGGGAAATCCTTATTATCTTGCTATTTGCTACGATTGTCGGAGGTACTATCGGGTGGGTTTTTTCAAGTAATTGGCTCAATAATTTCGCCTATCGATCCGAGATGGGATTTGATATCATTATTTATTCAGCGTTGATTACCCTAATCATGACTCTGGTACCTATTAGCTTTAAATTGTTGAAGTCGATAACCGCTAATCCTGTTCAATCCTTAAGAACTGAATAG
- a CDS encoding amidohydrolase family protein has protein sequence MIIDGHSHACGRFLTADSIIKTLDSNGVDKVILTSGELNSKAEYSLPNIADLFPHRNVVKLTNYLTKFVMKLSGKVKDIPMGNKHVYDLTQKSNGRVIQFIWITTQINNPSDYLDKKRIEWDFKGVKLHQCWEKSSVDSDFFREVAQWAEKNSLPLFIHLSNDSEVAKIIGYKKNHPELKLIVAHLFGLAVFINKNFKDKNLYFDTSPFQLISKKRLIDAIHFAGADNIIFGTDTPYGEKIVSGKA, from the coding sequence ATGATAATAGACGGACATTCGCATGCTTGCGGAAGATTTTTAACCGCTGATAGTATTATCAAAACGCTTGACTCCAATGGGGTGGATAAAGTGATACTAACATCCGGAGAATTAAACAGCAAAGCTGAATATTCACTTCCCAACATTGCAGATCTTTTCCCACATCGTAATGTTGTTAAGTTAACCAATTACCTGACCAAATTTGTGATGAAACTAAGCGGGAAAGTCAAGGATATCCCAATGGGGAATAAACATGTATATGATTTGACTCAAAAATCAAATGGCCGGGTAATTCAATTTATTTGGATCACCACCCAGATAAATAATCCTTCTGATTATCTTGACAAAAAAAGAATAGAATGGGATTTTAAAGGGGTGAAACTGCATCAATGCTGGGAGAAATCTTCAGTTGATTCTGATTTTTTCAGAGAGGTTGCCCAGTGGGCAGAAAAAAATAGCCTGCCCCTATTTATTCATTTATCTAATGATTCGGAGGTAGCTAAAATAATAGGATACAAAAAAAATCATCCGGAACTGAAATTAATCGTTGCGCATTTATTTGGGCTAGCTGTATTTATCAACAAAAATTTCAAAGATAAGAATCTGTACTTCGACACCTCCCCATTTCAGTTAATATCTAAAAAACGCCTCATCGATGCCATTCATTTTGCCGGAGCCGACAATATTATATTTGGCACAGATACTCCGTATGGGGAAAAGATAGTATCAGGCAAAGCATAA